In Desulfopila inferna, a single genomic region encodes these proteins:
- a CDS encoding ferritin-like domain-containing protein, with amino-acid sequence MDIYIFAMQMEKDGELYYRELAEKSKSEGLRKIFTMLAEEEIKHFKIVKDLREKTGLSEVVDTAILSDVKNIFEEMREGNLAFEQGLYVDTTEETNAYRKARDIEESSKDFYLEKAEESVGQPAELLFKKLAREEDKHFRIMDNIVEFVSRPEPGNWLEDAEFYHLDQY; translated from the coding sequence ATGGACATATACATCTTTGCCATGCAGATGGAAAAGGATGGTGAGCTATATTACCGGGAACTCGCGGAAAAGAGCAAAAGTGAAGGTTTGAGGAAAATTTTCACGATGCTGGCCGAGGAAGAGATAAAACACTTCAAAATTGTCAAAGACCTGCGGGAGAAGACCGGCTTGTCTGAGGTTGTCGACACCGCAATACTCTCGGATGTGAAGAATATCTTTGAGGAGATGAGGGAGGGCAACCTCGCCTTTGAACAAGGGCTCTATGTAGATACCACTGAAGAAACAAACGCCTACAGAAAAGCGCGGGATATTGAAGAGAGCAGCAAGGATTTTTACCTTGAAAAGGCCGAGGAGTCAGTGGGCCAGCCGGCGGAACTTCTGTTTAAGAAGCTAGCCCGGGAAGAGGACAAGCATTTTCGCATCATGGATAACATAGTTGAATTTGTATCGCGACCGGAACCGGGCAACTGGCTCGAGGATGCGGAATTTTATCATCTGGATCAATATTAA
- a CDS encoding cation:proton antiporter: MQPAIQIFSVHSEMPLLVLIFGALTIISLITKTCLERFSLPPILGYLLIGGVLAVIDRKIPLMNESGETVLSFLSAIGIIILLFKVGIESDIHALLEELPKASVIWLPAMIISGVPAYYITRYLLDYSLIPSLFTGVAMTATSVGVSLAVWEDTGKMGSREGDLLLDTAELDDISGVALMALLFSIAPVLREFSEAASSVSLPVTELVQTLFIQAGLFGAKFLIFVFLVVLAGRFLEQPLLQSARKIGNKATVLIFVIGIGFIIAGTAGLIGLSLPVGALLAGLLLSRHRRDYGVEPFYQSIYLFFIPYFFIHIGFQVDPSLVTASFGSGLILVVVAVLGKVVGVGIFSRLFTTTYGAFLISVSMVPRAEIAMVIIQRGSQLGEWAMPDDLYAAMVQVCSITCLGTTLLLHWALRRE; this comes from the coding sequence ATGCAACCTGCAATCCAAATTTTTTCGGTACATTCGGAAATGCCTCTCCTGGTTCTCATTTTTGGAGCCTTGACCATCATCAGTCTGATTACCAAGACCTGCCTTGAGCGCTTCTCTCTCCCTCCGATTCTCGGTTATCTGCTGATAGGCGGAGTTCTCGCGGTAATCGACAGAAAAATACCACTGATGAATGAAAGTGGGGAAACAGTCCTTTCCTTTCTTTCAGCGATAGGGATAATCATTCTCCTCTTCAAGGTCGGTATTGAAAGCGACATCCATGCCCTGCTGGAGGAATTGCCCAAGGCAAGCGTCATTTGGCTGCCGGCCATGATCATAAGCGGCGTACCCGCCTATTATATCACCCGATATCTACTTGATTATTCTTTAATTCCCAGTCTTTTCACAGGCGTAGCCATGACAGCCACAAGCGTCGGAGTTTCTCTGGCTGTATGGGAGGATACCGGAAAGATGGGGAGCAGGGAGGGTGATCTTCTACTTGACACGGCCGAGCTTGACGACATATCGGGTGTTGCCCTGATGGCATTGCTGTTCAGCATTGCGCCCGTCCTTCGCGAATTCTCTGAAGCAGCCTCCTCCGTATCACTTCCGGTAACCGAATTAGTGCAGACGCTCTTTATCCAGGCGGGACTGTTTGGGGCTAAGTTCCTGATCTTCGTCTTTTTGGTCGTACTCGCAGGGAGATTTCTGGAACAGCCTCTGCTCCAGAGTGCACGAAAGATCGGCAACAAGGCAACCGTTTTAATCTTTGTAATTGGTATAGGTTTTATTATAGCCGGCACAGCCGGTCTGATCGGATTGTCTCTTCCGGTAGGAGCGCTTTTAGCCGGACTTCTGTTAAGCCGGCACCGTCGGGACTATGGCGTTGAGCCGTTTTATCAGAGCATTTATCTGTTTTTCATTCCTTATTTTTTTATCCATATCGGCTTCCAGGTCGACCCTTCGCTGGTTACAGCCTCTTTCGGCAGCGGTCTTATATTAGTTGTTGTCGCTGTACTGGGGAAAGTCGTCGGTGTCGGCATATTCAGCAGATTGTTTACCACAACCTACGGAGCCTTTCTTATCAGTGTCAGCATGGTTCCCCGTGCTGAGATCGCCATGGTGATCATTCAACGCGGCAGTCAGCTGGGTGAATGGGCTATGCCTGATGACCTCTACGCCGCTATGGTACAGGTCTGCAGTATAACATGCCTCGGCACCACCCTGCTGCTCCACTGGGCTCTGCGGCGTGAGTAA
- a CDS encoding endonuclease/exonuclease/phosphatase family protein produces the protein MIQIDGLGYEQFLSAIEKRRLPFLQRMIQRDNFVLRKFYSGLPSTTPAVQAELFYGVKCSLPAFNYYDRLEEREKVMFDADAVDELAHKLEKNHRGLLRGGSSYSNIFAGGAAEAPFCIQSMSLESIFRNIKIRNTILIFIANIEKIVRIIGLSFLEMGLAIYDFFKGILLRKNPFKEFKFIFSRIGACIVLREMVRLHVKIDIARGLPIIHANFVGYDEHSHRRNPNSAFALWTLKGIDATIKDMVHKAVRSENRDYHVFIYSDHGQEATVPFVVEHGRTLREAIEVAFEEGPLKDCSFAEPESVIPHIRLHQRNKGFFRNSKRENGTSGAEESVADKKIHTTAMGPLGHIYLPINLDHEQMQEYADRLVQTAKIPLVFYRADDDVICVTGSGSGTLSQKAAEAFGEDHPLLQEVTRDMEILCRHRDAGEFIISGWRPQGAPLTFPIENGSHGGPGKNETQGFVIVPDILDVMDQPVLRALDLRRHVRSILRNGQPVMVPALKKGHQALQTIKVMSYNIHSCIGMDGKLFPERIARIISRLSPDIVALQEVDRKMSRTGNQDQASLLAEQLNMQRSYFPVLKGRNGEYGLAILSRFPLKVISCTYLPLVSNTAFTEKRGIMWIRIDTQNGPLHVLNTHLSLIKKERIVQMQYVIENIVDRIPLSEPVIFCGDFNAGVRSTVYTLLSKKLKDAQKIHSHFQPDPTFFSSYPLFTLDHIFYSDHLAPIEVAVVNDWECRLASDHLPVSGIFLHHPQIKK, from the coding sequence ATGATTCAGATCGACGGATTGGGATACGAACAATTCCTGAGTGCTATCGAGAAAAGAAGACTGCCCTTTCTGCAGCGCATGATTCAGCGGGATAATTTTGTGCTGAGAAAGTTTTATTCAGGGCTGCCGTCAACTACTCCTGCCGTACAGGCCGAATTGTTCTATGGGGTAAAGTGCAGCCTGCCCGCCTTTAATTATTATGATCGGCTTGAGGAGCGGGAAAAGGTGATGTTTGATGCCGATGCAGTTGATGAACTTGCCCACAAACTGGAAAAGAATCATAGGGGTCTGCTCAGAGGGGGCAGTTCCTATTCCAATATTTTTGCAGGTGGAGCGGCGGAGGCACCCTTCTGTATCCAGTCGATGAGCCTGGAGTCCATCTTCCGGAATATAAAAATCAGGAATACCATTCTCATCTTCATCGCCAATATCGAGAAAATAGTTCGTATTATCGGCTTATCGTTTCTGGAGATGGGATTGGCAATATATGATTTTTTCAAAGGAATCTTGCTTCGTAAAAATCCCTTTAAGGAATTTAAATTCATATTTTCGCGGATCGGAGCCTGTATCGTCCTTCGGGAGATGGTCCGTCTTCATGTTAAGATTGATATTGCCCGGGGCCTGCCGATCATACATGCAAATTTTGTGGGTTATGATGAACATTCCCATCGCCGCAATCCGAATTCTGCTTTTGCCCTTTGGACCCTTAAGGGGATAGATGCGACGATCAAGGATATGGTGCACAAGGCTGTGCGCTCGGAAAATCGTGACTACCATGTCTTTATTTACTCAGATCATGGTCAGGAAGCGACAGTGCCATTTGTAGTGGAGCATGGCAGGACGCTTCGCGAAGCCATAGAGGTGGCATTTGAGGAAGGTCCGTTGAAGGATTGCAGCTTTGCCGAACCGGAAAGTGTCATCCCCCACATCAGACTTCATCAGCGCAACAAGGGCTTCTTCAGGAATTCAAAAAGAGAGAATGGAACTTCCGGCGCAGAGGAGAGTGTGGCCGACAAGAAGATTCATACTACCGCCATGGGACCTCTTGGCCATATTTATCTGCCCATAAATCTTGATCATGAACAGATGCAGGAATATGCGGATCGACTGGTCCAGACGGCCAAAATTCCCCTGGTTTTCTATAGAGCAGATGACGACGTTATTTGTGTCACTGGATCCGGTTCTGGAACACTTTCCCAAAAAGCAGCCGAAGCATTTGGGGAGGATCATCCACTTCTTCAGGAAGTGACCAGGGACATGGAAATTCTCTGCCGCCACAGGGACGCCGGAGAATTCATTATTTCGGGCTGGCGCCCACAAGGGGCGCCCTTGACCTTTCCCATTGAAAACGGATCCCACGGCGGTCCGGGTAAAAATGAGACTCAAGGTTTCGTTATTGTACCGGATATCTTGGATGTCATGGACCAACCTGTTCTGCGCGCCCTCGATCTTCGCAGGCATGTCAGATCGATTCTCCGGAATGGTCAGCCCGTTATGGTACCGGCTTTGAAAAAGGGCCACCAGGCTCTCCAGACCATCAAGGTCATGTCGTATAATATCCACAGCTGCATCGGCATGGACGGTAAACTCTTTCCGGAGCGTATTGCCCGGATCATCAGTCGGCTATCTCCTGATATCGTGGCATTGCAGGAGGTAGACAGGAAAATGTCGCGCACCGGCAACCAGGATCAGGCCAGTCTGCTGGCTGAACAGCTGAATATGCAAAGGAGCTATTTTCCGGTGTTAAAAGGCCGGAATGGTGAATACGGACTTGCAATCCTAAGTCGTTTTCCGTTAAAGGTCATAAGTTGCACTTATCTGCCGCTGGTGTCGAACACCGCTTTCACCGAAAAAAGAGGGATCATGTGGATTCGTATCGACACTCAGAATGGACCGTTGCATGTACTCAACACCCATTTAAGCCTTATAAAAAAAGAAAGAATTGTTCAGATGCAGTATGTCATCGAAAATATTGTCGATAGGATCCCGTTGTCGGAGCCCGTCATTTTCTGCGGAGATTTCAATGCCGGCGTCCGTTCGACAGTGTATACTCTACTCTCGAAAAAGTTGAAAGATGCCCAGAAAATCCATTCCCATTTTCAGCCTGATCCAACGTTTTTTTCATCATATCCGTTATTTACGCTTGATCATATTTTTTACTCAGATCACTTGGCACCGATTGAAGTTGCCGTTGTCAATGACTGGGAATGCAGGTTGGCATCCGATCATCTCCCGGTGTCGGGAATTTTTCTTCACCACCCTCAAATTAAGAAATAA
- a CDS encoding TVP38/TMEM64 family protein, translating into MKVKHIRKRNISLLIAKLGFLAIFLATAFYLIHSHNLLVILKEYLESNINPVFFLLLMLILPIVGVPLSFFLVLVGMKFGTAEGVLLSAAVMLFHMAATYFLIHSFLRKWIYALLKFFHIPVPEIKGDHNKWHAFIFMLIPGLPYAVKNNLLAMTGMPLLPYLTINWVAQFGLSIPLIILGSAVMEMNLAILGIALALLLAAYLLQYFLRKKYRKTIIPEETPGNAGT; encoded by the coding sequence ATGAAGGTAAAACATATTCGCAAGAGAAACATCTCCTTACTGATCGCCAAGCTCGGCTTCCTGGCAATTTTCCTGGCAACAGCTTTCTACCTTATACACAGTCATAATTTGCTGGTCATCCTTAAAGAGTATCTGGAGAGCAATATCAATCCTGTATTTTTTCTGCTTCTGATGCTTATTCTGCCGATTGTCGGGGTGCCTTTGTCGTTCTTCCTGGTGCTGGTAGGCATGAAGTTTGGTACAGCTGAAGGTGTACTGCTGTCTGCTGCCGTGATGCTCTTCCATATGGCGGCGACGTATTTTCTTATACATTCCTTTCTGCGGAAGTGGATTTATGCCCTGCTTAAATTTTTTCATATACCGGTTCCGGAAATCAAAGGTGATCACAATAAGTGGCATGCCTTCATCTTCATGCTCATTCCAGGGCTGCCCTATGCAGTAAAAAATAATCTGCTGGCAATGACAGGAATGCCATTGCTTCCTTACCTCACCATTAACTGGGTAGCCCAATTCGGCCTGAGTATCCCTTTGATTATTCTGGGCAGCGCTGTAATGGAAATGAATCTGGCAATCCTGGGAATCGCCCTGGCTCTGTTACTTGCCGCCTATCTCCTGCAGTACTTTCTGCGAAAAAAATACAGGAAAACCATCATCCCGGAAGAAACACCAGGCAACGCGGGGACTTAA
- a CDS encoding IscA/HesB family protein, protein MVDVTTLAQEKLNEYMLQNNISSPLRVMLMEGGCSGPALGLALDEEKKSDDVTTLDELTFLIEKNLLSECGEVSIDFVDAGSQSGFSITSSNPLPGAGSGCHSGSCGSGGCGC, encoded by the coding sequence ATGGTTGATGTAACAACCTTAGCACAAGAAAAACTAAACGAATATATGCTGCAAAATAACATCTCATCTCCTCTGCGTGTCATGCTGATGGAGGGCGGCTGTTCCGGCCCGGCGCTGGGACTTGCCCTTGATGAGGAGAAGAAGAGCGATGATGTTACCACTCTGGATGAGTTGACATTTCTCATCGAGAAAAACCTTTTGAGCGAATGCGGTGAGGTCTCTATCGATTTTGTCGATGCAGGCAGTCAATCGGGATTCAGCATAACATCCTCGAACCCTCTGCCTGGAGCAGGGAGTGGTTGTCATTCCGGCTCCTGCGGTTCCGGAGGATGCGGCTGCTGA
- a CDS encoding prephenate dehydratase: MKKRFKTIAFQGMAGAYSDLACRMAYPDLETVPCVSFDAAFRAVRKKEADLAMIPVDNSLAGRVADVHDLIPNGSLFIVGEHFQKIRHCLLGVPGAKIAELTDVHSHVHAIPQCKKIIKELQLTSHVVADTAKGASDIKKWKDLTQAAIGSELAADIYGLDILRKDVQDADHNTTRFLVFSRSNVVSPARKGQRYITSFVFEVRNIPAALYKALGGFATNGVQMVKLESYVGKYFNVASFYADVEGHVDERPLQLALEELGFFAKKVVLLGTYPAHDYRYAP, from the coding sequence ATGAAAAAAAGATTTAAAACCATAGCCTTCCAGGGAATGGCCGGAGCCTACTCAGATCTTGCCTGCAGAATGGCCTACCCTGATCTCGAGACCGTACCCTGTGTTTCTTTCGATGCCGCTTTCCGCGCCGTCCGCAAAAAAGAAGCTGATCTTGCCATGATCCCCGTGGACAACTCCCTCGCCGGCCGCGTAGCCGATGTGCACGATCTTATCCCCAACGGCAGTCTCTTCATTGTCGGCGAACATTTTCAGAAAATACGCCATTGCCTGTTAGGTGTACCAGGAGCTAAAATAGCTGAATTGACCGATGTCCACAGTCACGTTCATGCTATACCCCAATGCAAAAAAATTATAAAAGAGTTGCAACTCACCAGCCATGTGGTGGCCGATACTGCCAAGGGAGCTTCCGATATCAAAAAATGGAAAGATCTTACCCAGGCGGCCATCGGTTCTGAACTGGCAGCCGACATTTACGGTCTGGATATACTCAGGAAAGATGTGCAGGATGCGGATCACAACACTACACGATTTCTGGTTTTCTCTCGCAGCAACGTGGTCTCTCCAGCCCGGAAAGGGCAGCGCTATATCACCAGTTTCGTTTTTGAAGTCCGCAATATTCCGGCCGCATTGTATAAAGCGTTGGGTGGATTTGCCACCAACGGCGTGCAAATGGTAAAGCTCGAAAGTTATGTCGGCAAGTACTTCAACGTTGCCAGCTTTTATGCCGACGTTGAAGGTCATGTTGACGAACGGCCGTTGCAGCTGGCCTTGGAAGAACTAGGTTTTTTTGCCAAAAAGGTTGTCCTGCTGGGAACCTATCCAGCCCATGACTACAGATACGCCCCTTGA
- a CDS encoding ABC transporter permease, whose translation MMLIREIHLGIKNLMMHGLRSLLTILGMVFGVGSVVAMLAVGEGASHQAMEQVKMLGSNNIIVNSINPAETAIAQEQLVNVYGLLAKDEKRIRQSFETVVRTVPVRLQREIGRVGSRSLELRLVGTTPDWVHLVKRPLLTGRFLLPRDLEGNNNVVVLTEYAARRMLSGGESIGAKVRIDGKLFTIVGIVKSHLMLSEGIQFPDRREDAYIPLTTLRQRFGDIITRRSSGTNERNLVELHQILVEVNQADRVESTAHAIKTMLTTFHERVDYQLQVPLTLLREAKRTKRTFNVVLGSIAAISLLVGGIGIMNIMLANVTERTREIGIRRAIGAKRRQILRQFVIETVVLSMLGGLLGIGLGLFIPWLVTRYSGLPTLVTPASIALSLFISMTIGIIFGIYPAKRAAQLDPIEALRHD comes from the coding sequence ATGATGCTGATACGCGAAATCCATCTTGGTATTAAGAATCTCATGATGCACGGCCTGAGATCATTGCTGACCATATTGGGCATGGTTTTCGGGGTAGGCAGTGTCGTGGCCATGCTGGCGGTGGGTGAGGGGGCAAGCCACCAGGCCATGGAACAGGTCAAGATGTTGGGCAGCAACAACATTATCGTCAACAGCATCAATCCTGCCGAGACTGCCATTGCCCAGGAACAGTTGGTCAACGTTTATGGTCTCCTCGCAAAAGATGAAAAACGCATCCGTCAGAGTTTCGAAACAGTCGTGCGTACTGTTCCGGTTCGCCTGCAGAGAGAGATCGGCAGAGTTGGCAGCCGCTCCCTGGAACTGAGACTGGTGGGAACCACACCGGACTGGGTTCATTTAGTCAAACGACCGCTGCTGACGGGCAGATTTCTGCTGCCGCGAGACCTTGAAGGAAATAATAATGTAGTTGTTCTCACTGAATATGCCGCCCGGAGAATGCTGTCAGGGGGAGAATCCATTGGAGCGAAAGTACGCATTGATGGCAAGCTTTTTACAATCGTCGGTATTGTAAAAAGCCATTTGATGCTCTCGGAAGGTATCCAATTTCCCGATCGGCGCGAGGATGCCTACATTCCTCTGACCACTCTACGCCAACGTTTTGGCGACATCATCACCCGAAGATCTTCAGGTACCAATGAACGAAATCTGGTTGAACTGCACCAGATCCTAGTAGAGGTGAACCAGGCTGACCGGGTGGAATCCACCGCCCATGCCATAAAAACCATGTTAACAACGTTTCATGAGCGGGTGGATTATCAGTTGCAGGTTCCGTTAACCTTACTGCGCGAGGCCAAGAGGACCAAGCGAACGTTCAATGTCGTTCTGGGCAGCATAGCGGCCATCAGTTTGCTGGTCGGCGGTATCGGCATAATGAATATCATGTTGGCCAATGTGACGGAGCGCACCCGGGAAATCGGCATCCGCAGGGCCATTGGTGCCAAGCGCCGTCAAATTCTCCGGCAATTCGTAATCGAGACCGTGGTTCTTTCCATGCTCGGAGGGCTTCTCGGCATAGGCCTGGGGCTCTTTATTCCATGGCTGGTTACCCGCTATAGTGGGCTGCCGACGCTGGTTACCCCTGCCAGCATAGCACTTTCTCTGTTCATCAGCATGACAATCGGCATTATTTTCGGCATCTATCCAGCCAAACGCGCCGCACAGCTTGATCCAATCGAAGCCCTGCGGCATGACTAA
- a CDS encoding ABC transporter ATP-binding protein, translating to MKSSSDYACRLDNVSLIYQTDAQRVAALDDINIAFTKGSFWAIMGGSGAGKSSLLNVLGCLCRVSAGRYHIEEQEVSGLSDDQLSDLRLRHLGFIFQSFNLIPQLTVQENIELPLSYLGKDRLAASRRARELATQVGLADRLDHRPGELSGGEQQRVAVARAMANSPLLLLADEPTGNLDSASSRQIMQLLSTLNAQGTTILVVTHDQHTSSWASNKLHLRDGRIDKILT from the coding sequence ATGAAAAGTTCCAGCGATTACGCCTGCCGTTTAGACAACGTCAGCCTGATTTATCAAACAGATGCACAACGCGTTGCAGCCCTGGACGACATCAACATAGCTTTTACCAAAGGTTCATTCTGGGCCATCATGGGTGGCAGCGGTGCGGGCAAATCCAGTCTGCTTAACGTGCTTGGCTGCCTGTGCAGGGTCAGCGCCGGACGTTACCATATTGAAGAACAGGAGGTGTCCGGACTGAGTGACGACCAGCTCAGTGACCTGCGACTGCGCCATCTTGGTTTCATCTTTCAGAGTTTCAATCTCATCCCCCAACTGACGGTGCAGGAGAACATAGAGCTCCCCCTGTCCTATCTTGGAAAAGATCGGTTGGCCGCTTCGCGAAGGGCCAGGGAGTTGGCGACCCAGGTCGGGTTGGCCGACAGGCTGGACCACCGCCCCGGAGAATTGTCGGGAGGCGAGCAGCAGCGCGTGGCAGTGGCTCGAGCTATGGCCAATAGCCCCCTCCTTCTTCTGGCCGATGAACCCACCGGTAACCTTGACAGTGCTTCGAGCAGGCAAATCATGCAACTGCTAAGCACATTAAACGCCCAGGGCACCACGATTTTGGTGGTGACCCATGACCAGCACACCTCATCCTGGGCCTCCAATAAGCTCCATCTCCGGGATGGCCGGATCGACAAAATTCTGACGTGA
- a CDS encoding efflux RND transporter periplasmic adaptor subunit → MATFLLVLAIFTGIVFFRSPGASIDDDPEIREYFQIKNGPLEITVSEAGVIKAREKEIIRSEVEGSTTVLWVIEEGREVNKGDLLLELDSSRLQGEIVNQEIAVDNAEAAWVNAREKLDVVKNQAKSDIELAELQHEFAKQDLTKYTEGDYPNSLKELQSNVILKKESLQRSEEKLEWSKKLRGQKFLSGSELNSDELAAQKAGIELDLALENLALLKNYSYKRTIAELESAVHQSLMASKRAIRKAAADIVQAEAELRAKESQFQQEKNKLGKLGMQLKKTRIIAPTNGLVVYATTAKGWMRNRSPLEAGQDIKERQELIYLTKNSTMLAELRVPEVRLHIMEIGLPARVRVDALPGKEFSGRVAAISPLPDAESNWFNSNLKYYTTMIYLDGNARALRTGMSCQVEILVERFAETLYAPIQTVVRRNGHSVVYLEGRERPVEVETGMDNDIMIQIISGVREGDRLLLTPPL, encoded by the coding sequence ATGGCAACTTTCCTCCTAGTCCTTGCTATCTTCACCGGGATTGTATTCTTCCGCTCCCCGGGGGCCTCGATTGACGATGATCCGGAAATCCGCGAGTATTTTCAAATTAAAAATGGGCCGCTTGAAATCACGGTAAGCGAAGCCGGTGTCATCAAGGCCAGAGAGAAGGAGATTATCAGGAGCGAAGTGGAGGGCAGCACAACGGTGTTGTGGGTCATTGAGGAGGGAAGAGAGGTTAATAAGGGGGATCTATTACTGGAGTTGGATTCCAGCAGGCTACAGGGTGAAATTGTCAATCAGGAAATCGCAGTCGATAACGCCGAAGCCGCTTGGGTCAACGCCAGGGAAAAGCTTGATGTCGTCAAAAATCAGGCCAAAAGCGATATTGAGCTGGCTGAACTCCAACATGAGTTCGCCAAACAGGATCTGACCAAATACACCGAAGGCGATTACCCAAACTCACTGAAAGAACTCCAGTCAAATGTGATTCTCAAAAAGGAATCCCTGCAGAGAAGCGAAGAAAAGCTGGAGTGGTCTAAGAAACTGCGCGGTCAAAAATTTCTCTCCGGGTCAGAACTGAACAGCGACGAACTCGCGGCCCAAAAGGCCGGAATCGAACTCGATCTAGCATTGGAGAATCTCGCCCTCCTGAAAAATTATAGCTACAAACGTACGATTGCCGAACTGGAGAGCGCTGTTCACCAAAGCCTCATGGCCTCCAAAAGAGCAATCCGCAAAGCAGCGGCGGATATAGTCCAGGCCGAGGCCGAACTGCGAGCCAAGGAGTCTCAATTCCAGCAGGAAAAAAACAAGCTCGGAAAACTCGGAATGCAGTTAAAAAAAACCCGGATCATCGCCCCGACCAATGGTTTGGTTGTCTATGCAACCACTGCCAAAGGATGGATGAGAAACAGATCCCCACTGGAGGCCGGACAGGATATCAAAGAACGACAAGAACTCATCTACTTGACGAAAAACTCCACGATGCTGGCCGAATTGAGAGTTCCTGAAGTGCGCCTCCACATCATGGAAATTGGTTTACCGGCAAGAGTGCGCGTGGATGCTCTTCCCGGGAAAGAATTTTCGGGCAGGGTTGCAGCCATCTCACCTCTTCCGGATGCGGAAAGCAACTGGTTCAATTCCAACCTTAAATACTATACAACCATGATTTACCTCGACGGTAATGCTCGTGCTCTACGCACCGGCATGAGTTGTCAGGTTGAAATCCTGGTTGAACGTTTCGCAGAGACCCTGTATGCCCCAATACAAACCGTGGTCAGGAGAAACGGACATTCTGTTGTCTATCTTGAGGGCCGCGAGCGGCCGGTCGAGGTGGAAACGGGCATGGACAATGATATCATGATCCAGATCATCAGCGGGGTACGGGAGGGGGATCGCCTGCTGCTCACCCCTCCTCTCTAA